One Paenisporosarcina sp. FSL H8-0542 genomic region harbors:
- a CDS encoding class I SAM-dependent methyltransferase, with protein MSKIIEYYSKFDEWGRLDREPLEFQINWHFIQKYMPATGSVLDNGAGPGKYAMRLAHQGYEVTLTDLVPRLVEVAQDKAIEMDLDAHFKGFHVADARDLSVLADEKFDAALALGPMYHLQKEDDRQKAIQELYRVTKQEGIVFVAFMPRSKHVLTSLMNPWNWSPNDKMDAIVEFMKTGEFNHSDEGRFTGAYYFNVEDIKPFMESQGFETLDLIGSTNIGTLLTSEQWDYWRNRGDEEYTQLLELLKETASNPHMLGVSSHLLYIGKKK; from the coding sequence ATGAGTAAAATTATTGAGTACTATTCCAAGTTTGATGAATGGGGAAGACTTGACCGAGAACCATTAGAGTTTCAGATTAATTGGCATTTCATTCAGAAATATATGCCGGCAACAGGCAGTGTGCTGGATAACGGAGCGGGACCTGGAAAATATGCCATGAGGTTGGCACACCAAGGGTATGAAGTGACATTGACGGATTTAGTCCCTAGATTGGTTGAAGTTGCTCAAGATAAAGCAATAGAAATGGATCTAGATGCACACTTTAAAGGTTTTCACGTGGCCGACGCCAGAGATCTGTCTGTTTTGGCTGATGAGAAATTTGATGCTGCACTTGCGCTTGGACCTATGTACCATTTGCAAAAAGAAGATGACCGACAAAAAGCGATTCAGGAACTGTACCGCGTGACCAAACAGGAAGGTATTGTGTTTGTTGCCTTTATGCCAAGAAGCAAGCATGTCCTGACCTCTTTAATGAATCCTTGGAACTGGAGTCCAAACGATAAGATGGATGCGATAGTGGAATTCATGAAGACCGGTGAGTTTAATCATAGCGATGAAGGCCGGTTTACGGGAGCATATTACTTTAATGTAGAGGATATTAAACCATTTATGGAGTCCCAAGGGTTTGAGACTTTGGATTTGATTGGATCGACCAATATTGGAACGCTTTTGACGAGCGAACAATGGGATTATTGGAGAAATCGTGGGGATGAAGAGTACACTCAATTGCTGGAGCTTCTGAAAGAAACAGCGAGTAATCCGCATATGTTAGGCGTTTCTTCGCATTTGCTTTATATAGGGAAGAAGAAATAG
- a CDS encoding GNAT family N-acetyltransferase, giving the protein MIIREANVTDAEGIARVHVDCWRTTYKDIVPEVFLNKLSYENRTQLWIQNISNETNYVFVAELDGKIVGFTDGGKEKSGEYPGYMADITTLYILEEFQGIGMGRQLLQQVFLKLKENNMTSALVWVLEDNPSKYFYEAMGAKVIENQKDITIGGKQLNLIGYGWGNI; this is encoded by the coding sequence ATGATAATCAGAGAGGCTAACGTTACGGATGCAGAAGGGATCGCACGTGTGCATGTGGATTGCTGGAGAACTACTTATAAAGACATCGTCCCGGAAGTGTTTTTGAATAAACTCTCCTATGAAAATCGTACCCAGCTGTGGATTCAAAATATTTCAAACGAAACTAATTATGTGTTCGTAGCTGAACTGGACGGGAAAATCGTTGGTTTTACTGATGGTGGAAAAGAAAAGTCAGGAGAATATCCAGGTTATATGGCTGATATTACGACGCTATATATCTTGGAAGAATTTCAAGGCATAGGAATGGGCAGGCAATTGCTGCAACAAGTCTTTTTGAAGCTTAAGGAAAATAATATGACATCCGCGCTCGTATGGGTATTGGAAGATAATCCTTCAAAATATTTCTACGAAGCAATGGGTGCCAAAGTCATTGAAAACCAAAAAGACATTACAATCGGCGGCAAACAGTTAAATTTAATAGGGTATGGTTGGGGAAACATATAA
- a CDS encoding DUF4179 domain-containing protein, with protein sequence MNKDKFNRSIDNINLPVEKLMAREKEAIFQAKKKRKIGRTTKRSILVACGLCISLLGSGFVSTGMAEALSNIPVIGPIYKDFRDIASDKIEHDQLTKVIDKQDSKNGLTMTVKEAAYDGNRIIVTVVYTGQKELSMKEEKAGFSYITINGQQEIKPAMGSIGQDDVNSKTIIEHHQFTFSKYNEYGDNIEIEVHGEDLFGYEGKLKVAFPLEKIKGDVFEFYPEVTTQTVDEVYTLTADKVTFSPLSTRIDLTIDYPAEMDKNDSWPWFNFSVVDDNGHVYDKLKLQEGMADGNYGHHMVLTLPPMDTIPKSFTLKPSRANSQGFNEEIKELELVVPLNKSK encoded by the coding sequence ATGAATAAGGACAAATTCAATCGATCTATCGACAATATAAATCTACCTGTTGAAAAGCTAATGGCAAGGGAGAAAGAGGCTATCTTTCAAGCCAAGAAAAAAAGAAAAATAGGAAGAACCACAAAACGGTCAATCTTGGTTGCATGTGGGTTATGTATATCTTTGCTTGGTTCTGGATTTGTTTCAACAGGCATGGCAGAAGCATTATCAAATATCCCCGTGATCGGTCCAATTTATAAGGACTTTAGAGACATTGCCTCAGATAAAATTGAACACGATCAACTTACGAAAGTAATTGATAAACAAGATAGTAAAAACGGCTTAACAATGACTGTAAAAGAAGCAGCTTATGATGGAAACCGGATAATCGTAACAGTTGTTTACACAGGTCAAAAAGAACTTTCGATGAAAGAAGAAAAGGCCGGCTTTAGCTATATAACAATTAATGGACAACAAGAAATTAAACCAGCGATGGGTTCAATAGGGCAAGATGACGTAAACTCGAAAACAATAATTGAACATCATCAATTTACCTTTTCTAAGTATAATGAATATGGCGATAACATTGAGATTGAGGTCCATGGAGAAGATTTATTTGGCTATGAAGGTAAGTTGAAGGTGGCTTTCCCACTTGAAAAAATAAAAGGTGATGTATTTGAGTTTTATCCAGAAGTTACAACTCAAACGGTCGATGAAGTGTATACACTAACAGCCGACAAAGTAACATTCTCACCTTTATCAACAAGAATAGACCTAACGATTGATTACCCTGCCGAAATGGATAAAAACGATAGTTGGCCATGGTTTAATTTCTCTGTAGTCGATGATAATGGTCATGTATATGATAAACTAAAACTACAGGAAGGCATGGCTGATGGGAACTATGGTCATCATATGGTACTGACTTTGCCTCCAATGGATACCATACCAAAATCATTTACACTCAAGCCAAGTCGAGCAAATAGTCAAGGATTTAATGAAGAAATAAAGGAATTAGAATTAGTCGTTCCTTTAAATAAAAGTAAATAA
- a CDS encoding sigma-70 family RNA polymerase sigma factor, translating to MDIAKLVQKAKKGEDEAFEQLISSVRQKLYRTAYAYVRNEQDALDIYQDTIYTAYISIKTLKKPESFASWITKILVFKAIDFIRKESRHFSTDDEEIFTELIASENVDFIMHSMDLSEAFKFLNPTVKTIILLRYYHDLSIKEIATIMNYPEGTVKSHLNRAKKELRPILKEGYLYE from the coding sequence ATGGATATAGCAAAATTAGTACAAAAAGCAAAAAAAGGGGAAGATGAAGCATTTGAACAATTGATTAGTTCTGTTCGACAAAAGTTGTATCGGACAGCCTATGCATATGTTAGAAATGAACAAGATGCTCTTGATATCTATCAAGATACTATTTACACAGCCTATATTTCAATAAAGACATTAAAAAAACCTGAAAGCTTTGCGAGTTGGATTACAAAAATTCTAGTTTTTAAAGCGATTGATTTTATTCGCAAAGAATCCCGCCATTTTTCTACAGATGATGAGGAAATCTTTACTGAATTAATCGCTTCTGAAAATGTTGATTTTATAATGCATTCTATGGATTTATCAGAAGCCTTTAAATTCTTAAATCCTACTGTTAAAACCATTATTTTGTTGAGGTATTATCACGATCTGTCCATTAAGGAAATTGCCACCATCATGAATTATCCGGAAGGAACCGTGAAATCACACTTAAATAGAGCGAAAAAAGAGCTAAGACCCATTTTAAAGGAGGGGTATCTTTATGAATAA
- a CDS encoding winged helix-turn-helix transcriptional regulator, whose product MNHAIELSKTTDKTVKELCAITGISQAAIYRRIRELEKDNV is encoded by the coding sequence ATGAATCATGCCATTGAATTAAGTAAAACTACCGATAAAACTGTAAAGGAGTTATGTGCAATTACAGGAATCAGTCAGGCGGCAATTTATCGTAGAATAAGGGAATTGGAAAAAGATAATGTATAA
- a CDS encoding VOC family protein: protein MAIEVYLNFKGNCREAVEYYAQVFKTEEPKIMTFGEMPPNEEYPLPEEAKNLIMHTRLNMCGSVVMFSDTFPGMPFVEGNNISLAIVSEDLDEIKSLFDQLKTGGTVGMDLQETFWSKCYGSVKDKFGIEWQFNYGNGGM, encoded by the coding sequence ATGGCTATTGAAGTTTATTTGAATTTTAAAGGGAATTGTCGGGAAGCTGTAGAGTATTATGCGCAGGTATTTAAAACAGAAGAACCAAAAATAATGACATTTGGTGAAATGCCGCCAAATGAAGAGTATCCATTGCCTGAAGAAGCTAAAAACCTTATTATGCACACACGTTTAAACATGTGTGGTAGCGTCGTCATGTTTTCTGATACATTCCCTGGTATGCCCTTCGTTGAAGGAAATAACATTAGCCTAGCAATAGTCAGTGAGGATCTGGACGAAATCAAATCACTGTTTGATCAACTGAAAACAGGCGGAACTGTAGGCATGGATTTACAGGAAACGTTCTGGAGTAAATGTTACGGCAGTGTGAAAGATAAGTTTGGAATCGAATGGCAGTTTAATTATGGCAATGGTGGCATGTAA
- a CDS encoding DUF6526 family protein, whose product MENQNYKTHVKVDPLYHYVLSLLIVATLVLSIINVVRSFNAGENILQSILLLLMVVCIIIVAILVRMSPLKNQDRTIRAEENLRHFVLTGKLLDSNLSNGQIIALRFAGEQEFPTLCERAVNENLSPDDIKKAIVSWKADHNRI is encoded by the coding sequence ATGGAAAATCAAAATTACAAAACACATGTAAAAGTAGACCCGCTTTATCATTATGTATTGTCGTTATTAATAGTTGCGACTTTGGTCTTGTCGATCATTAATGTGGTCCGCTCATTTAATGCAGGGGAAAACATCTTGCAATCTATTCTATTGTTACTTATGGTTGTGTGTATTATAATTGTCGCAATTCTGGTAAGAATGAGCCCATTAAAAAACCAAGATCGAACAATTCGAGCAGAAGAAAACCTGCGCCATTTTGTGTTAACAGGTAAATTATTAGATTCAAATCTAAGTAACGGTCAAATTATTGCCTTACGTTTTGCCGGTGAACAAGAGTTTCCAACTCTTTGTGAACGTGCAGTCAATGAAAACCTGTCCCCAGATGATATAAAGAAAGCAATTGTTTCTTGGAAAGCAGACCATAACAGAATTTAG
- a CDS encoding ABC transporter permease: protein MKAYLQLTLSQLRIFFRNRQVLFWTLAFPIFLMVMLGSFLGDGNGVSVSIGVVDQDKTPLSKEFSNTMGKIETVNLEIIHNKDKALEQVKNGNLQLVVVIPQGYEKKMKAASNTTPFELPLYYNETDVAVSQIGLTIVNSVVDGISKEKAKYSPVIVTHASGIEALDLKYIDFLVPGILAMMIMSNNMNGVAGQIAAWRERGILRRMQGTTLKASTFIAAQITARLLLNGMQALIVLGVAHLIYGTQVNGSWLSLITFVILGTLAFMAIGFIIAGVAKTPESAGPIAGFLSFPMLFLGGVFFPIREMPEFLQPIVNVLPISHLSHALRETMNVGTSFMELGADALILGCWLVGAFIMASYTFKWE, encoded by the coding sequence ATGAAAGCTTATTTGCAATTAACGTTATCACAATTACGAATATTTTTTCGCAATCGCCAAGTTCTTTTCTGGACGCTTGCATTCCCTATTTTTCTAATGGTTATGCTTGGTTCTTTTTTAGGAGACGGCAATGGAGTTTCAGTCTCGATCGGTGTAGTGGATCAGGACAAAACACCACTTTCAAAAGAATTCTCAAATACGATGGGTAAGATTGAAACAGTTAACCTTGAAATTATCCACAATAAAGATAAAGCACTTGAACAAGTAAAAAATGGAAATCTTCAACTCGTTGTTGTGATACCTCAAGGGTATGAGAAAAAAATGAAGGCAGCTTCAAACACAACGCCGTTTGAGCTACCATTATATTACAACGAAACCGATGTCGCGGTTTCGCAAATAGGTTTAACTATTGTCAATAGTGTCGTGGATGGGATTAGTAAGGAAAAAGCAAAGTACTCGCCAGTCATTGTGACCCATGCAAGTGGTATTGAAGCCTTAGACTTAAAGTATATTGATTTCTTGGTGCCAGGAATTCTGGCCATGATGATTATGAGCAACAACATGAATGGCGTAGCAGGTCAGATTGCCGCATGGAGAGAGCGCGGGATTTTGCGAAGAATGCAAGGTACCACGTTAAAAGCATCCACTTTTATCGCTGCTCAAATTACAGCGAGATTACTGCTGAACGGCATGCAAGCACTTATCGTATTAGGAGTGGCTCACCTTATTTACGGAACCCAAGTAAACGGGTCTTGGCTTAGTTTAATAACATTCGTTATTTTAGGGACACTTGCTTTTATGGCGATAGGCTTCATCATTGCAGGGGTGGCTAAAACACCTGAAAGTGCCGGACCGATTGCAGGATTTTTATCCTTTCCCATGTTGTTTTTAGGAGGCGTATTTTTCCCAATTCGCGAAATGCCAGAATTTCTTCAGCCGATTGTTAACGTTTTACCGATCTCTCATTTAAGCCATGCATTACGGGAGACGATGAATGTTGGGACTTCGTTTATGGAACTTGGTGCGGATGCTCTAATATTAGGCTGTTGGTTAGTTGGAGCTTTCATCATGGCTAGTTATACATTTAAATGGGAATAA
- a CDS encoding ABC transporter ATP-binding protein produces MQNQTETMIEVNKLVKKYGSFTAVNAIDFSVKKGEIFGLLGPNGAGKSTTLEMMVGLRKTDGGTAIIGGFDIAKDLLKVKEVIGIQLQSTTLFELLTVEEILRLYASFYQKNVSIPELIEDMVLTEKTKSRIKTLSGGQKQRLAIALALVHDPWILFLDEPTTGLDPQARRTLWDIVLKLKEKGKTTVLTTHYMDEAQVLCDRIAIMDKGNLIALDTPSGLIKGLESDSAVEFQYEGNFLTEELETLDGVKQVGKHKDTYVLYTDNLQKTLINLIQFTSEKQIQLINLQTRTSTLEDVFIHMTGRSLREE; encoded by the coding sequence ATGCAAAATCAGACGGAAACGATGATCGAAGTAAACAAATTAGTGAAGAAATATGGAAGTTTTACAGCTGTTAATGCTATTGATTTTTCCGTTAAAAAAGGGGAAATTTTCGGACTTCTCGGACCCAATGGTGCAGGAAAATCGACCACTTTAGAAATGATGGTTGGGCTTCGAAAAACTGATGGGGGAACAGCGATTATCGGAGGATTTGATATTGCAAAAGACTTGTTAAAAGTGAAAGAAGTCATCGGGATCCAGCTACAATCAACCACATTGTTTGAATTACTTACCGTTGAAGAAATTTTGAGGTTGTATGCAAGTTTTTATCAAAAAAACGTCTCGATTCCTGAGTTGATAGAGGATATGGTATTAACAGAGAAAACAAAGAGTCGTATCAAGACTCTATCGGGTGGGCAAAAACAACGACTAGCAATTGCGCTTGCCCTTGTACATGATCCTTGGATTCTATTTTTGGATGAACCGACAACTGGACTTGATCCTCAGGCAAGAAGGACGCTCTGGGATATCGTATTGAAATTAAAAGAAAAAGGAAAGACCACTGTTTTAACCACCCATTACATGGATGAAGCGCAAGTTCTTTGTGATCGGATTGCCATTATGGATAAAGGGAATCTGATTGCTTTAGATACTCCTTCAGGACTCATAAAAGGTTTAGAGTCTGATAGTGCAGTAGAATTTCAGTATGAAGGGAATTTCCTGACAGAAGAGCTTGAAACGCTCGATGGGGTGAAGCAAGTTGGGAAGCATAAGGATACCTATGTACTTTATACCGATAATCTGCAAAAGACCTTGATTAACTTGATTCAATTTACATCTGAAAAACAGATCCAATTGATCAATCTTCAGACCAGAACTTCAACGTTGGAAGATGTCTTTATCCATATGACAGGAAGGAGTCTGAGAGAAGAATGA
- a CDS encoding DUF350 domain-containing protein produces MMEYITGETVGNFLAHFGVGVLLMLLGLTVFAFTTKFSELKLIKEGNIAVALKLWGKAIGLGIVIYTVWAGSVNLLDAFIWGLVGIATQVIAYWIVEYGLTPKTDLAKEVENGNLAIGFSLFSISIVVGLLVAASLTY; encoded by the coding sequence ATGATGGAATATATTACAGGAGAAACTGTTGGAAACTTTTTAGCACACTTTGGAGTTGGCGTCTTGCTCATGCTTTTGGGGCTTACTGTTTTTGCTTTTACCACAAAGTTTTCTGAATTAAAATTGATTAAAGAAGGCAATATTGCAGTGGCTTTAAAATTGTGGGGGAAAGCAATCGGTCTGGGCATTGTCATCTATACCGTCTGGGCTGGGAGCGTGAATTTGCTTGACGCCTTTATCTGGGGTCTGGTGGGTATTGCGACTCAAGTAATCGCATACTGGATTGTGGAATATGGGCTCACGCCAAAAACTGACTTGGCGAAAGAAGTGGAAAATGGCAATTTAGCTATTGGATTCAGTTTGTTTTCGATTTCTATCGTTGTAGGATTGCTTGTTGCAGCAAGTTTGACATATTGA
- a CDS encoding glutathionylspermidine synthase family protein produces the protein MSDPLFHLDRQKVYEQVPYFFPDLYEVEYALLDIRKHSHAELQEIRTAAERVGAIFRKAVPLLRELDDNTLIQLGFPSEALAYCRLKTIPQETIIGRLDFVVSHSGIKLMEFNSDTPTFIKEAFQANEYVCNYYGVENPNKSCVDLLRKEMRKAVAASWKHLDRPGTPKIVFTSHGDNIEDLWTTRFLQEHLDLPSEYVSLDQLQVLTEPLEVNGVITDSGLFTPSGERIDILYRQTYPVEHLVNDKDPTTDENIGQELIKLIIEKKVMVINPPSAFLLQSKAVQALIWGLHEDDQYFTAEEHQVIEQYFLPTYLEPDEFLKMNMPYVRKPSFGREGDTVEIFNGAGETIDEEPQKTYVDNLPVYQAFYPLPETEVQTTSGRKQVHLMYGCFLLNDQAGAIGIRAGGAITNNLSYFLPIGIEDRLKG, from the coding sequence GTGAGTGACCCACTATTTCATTTGGATAGACAAAAAGTATATGAACAAGTTCCTTACTTTTTCCCGGACTTATACGAAGTAGAATATGCTTTATTGGATATTCGGAAACACTCACATGCTGAATTACAAGAAATCAGAACTGCGGCGGAACGAGTTGGGGCAATATTCAGAAAAGCGGTTCCTCTATTAAGGGAACTAGATGATAATACGCTCATACAACTTGGTTTTCCGAGTGAAGCTCTAGCATATTGTCGCTTGAAAACAATTCCCCAAGAAACCATTATTGGCCGTCTTGATTTTGTAGTTTCACATTCTGGAATCAAACTGATGGAATTCAATTCCGATACCCCGACGTTTATCAAGGAAGCTTTTCAGGCGAACGAGTATGTATGTAATTACTATGGAGTTGAAAATCCGAATAAATCATGCGTGGACTTGTTACGTAAAGAAATGAGGAAAGCTGTTGCCGCTTCCTGGAAGCATTTAGACCGTCCTGGTACGCCTAAGATCGTCTTCACTTCCCATGGTGACAATATAGAAGATCTATGGACAACACGTTTCTTACAGGAGCACCTTGATTTGCCATCAGAATACGTTAGTCTGGACCAGCTTCAAGTACTGACGGAACCTTTGGAGGTGAATGGGGTTATCACGGATTCTGGCCTTTTTACGCCAAGTGGGGAACGGATCGATATTTTATACCGACAAACGTACCCGGTCGAACATTTAGTGAATGACAAAGACCCAACGACCGACGAGAACATTGGGCAGGAACTGATCAAACTCATTATTGAGAAAAAAGTGATGGTCATCAATCCTCCTTCTGCTTTTTTATTGCAATCAAAGGCAGTCCAGGCACTTATATGGGGCTTACATGAGGATGACCAGTATTTCACCGCTGAAGAACATCAAGTGATTGAGCAATACTTTTTACCAACTTATTTGGAACCTGATGAATTCTTAAAAATGAATATGCCCTATGTCCGAAAGCCCTCTTTTGGACGTGAAGGCGATACGGTAGAGATATTCAACGGAGCTGGCGAAACCATTGACGAAGAGCCCCAGAAAACTTACGTCGATAATTTACCAGTCTATCAAGCTTTTTATCCATTGCCAGAAACAGAGGTCCAGACGACTTCTGGCAGAAAACAGGTCCATTTGATGTATGGCTGCTTTTTGCTGAATGATCAAGCGGGAGCAATTGGTATACGTGCAGGTGGAGCAATAACGAATAACTTATCATATTTTTTACCGATTGGCATAGAAGATAGATTGAAGGGATGA
- the hpaD gene encoding 3,4-dihydroxyphenylacetate 2,3-dioxygenase produces the protein MDFSIIRIARTVLHVTNLHASREFYVNGLGMIETESDDQHIYLRGLEEHAHHSLLLKQAEKAMVEVLSYKVAKEQDLDEIEKLFTSKGLKTKWLPSGTQHAIGRTLRVHDNSGIPLEFFAEMKTTDRMLQRYDLYRGAKIQRIDHVNCAVPDVQRAYDFYVDHLGFSCSEYTETENGDLWAAWLYRKPTVHDHAFMSGPGPKLHHFAYSLTDRISILDCCDVLASMGYAQSIERGPGRHGLSNAFFLYLRDPDGHRIELYTGDYLTTDPDLKPKRWDLNDPLRQTFWGHEAPDRWFNETSSFIDIETGEEISYKEPVLEQRKPEIMA, from the coding sequence ATGGATTTTTCTATCATTCGAATCGCGAGGACAGTTCTTCATGTAACCAATTTACATGCTTCCCGTGAGTTTTACGTCAATGGTTTAGGCATGATTGAAACAGAAAGTGATGACCAACATATTTACTTAAGAGGTCTCGAAGAACATGCTCATCATAGTCTTTTATTAAAACAAGCAGAAAAAGCAATGGTGGAAGTACTCAGTTACAAGGTGGCGAAAGAACAGGATCTTGACGAAATCGAAAAGCTCTTTACATCCAAAGGATTGAAAACAAAATGGCTGCCTTCCGGAACGCAGCATGCGATCGGAAGAACACTTCGTGTGCATGATAACTCTGGAATTCCATTGGAGTTTTTTGCGGAAATGAAGACAACCGATCGCATGCTCCAACGCTATGACTTATACCGCGGAGCGAAAATTCAGCGGATTGACCACGTTAATTGCGCAGTGCCTGACGTTCAAAGAGCTTATGATTTCTACGTTGACCACTTAGGCTTCTCCTGTTCAGAATATACGGAAACTGAAAATGGCGACTTGTGGGCTGCGTGGCTTTACCGCAAGCCAACCGTTCATGACCATGCATTCATGAGTGGTCCAGGACCAAAACTTCATCATTTTGCATACTCTCTGACAGACCGAATCAGCATTCTTGATTGTTGTGACGTTCTTGCCAGTATGGGCTATGCACAATCCATTGAACGCGGTCCAGGACGTCATGGCTTATCAAATGCCTTCTTCCTATACTTGAGAGATCCGGATGGCCATCGTATTGAACTCTACACTGGTGATTACTTAACTACCGACCCAGACTTGAAACCGAAACGCTGGGATTTGAATGATCCACTTCGTCAGACATTTTGGGGACACGAAGCACCAGACCGCTGGTTCAATGAAACGAGTTCGTTTATTGATATTGAAACTGGTGAGGAAATCTCTTACAAAGAACCGGTTTTAGAACAAAGAAAACCAGAAATTATGGCTTGA
- the hpaE gene encoding 5-carboxymethyl-2-hydroxymuconate semialdehyde dehydrogenase → MVSSREKVAFKHETQDNILLYINGEFTSATSGNTIINMNPFTNEQINEVAEGQAEDIYKAVAAARDAFDHGPWKTMKLTKRMEYIYRIADLIDEEVERIAYLEALDTGLPISQTKKMVGRASENFRFYARMVESRLVGDAYQVDDEFINYTINTPVGVAGLITPWNAPFMLETWKVAPALATGNTVVLKPAELSPLSANLLAEIIHKADLPKGVFNVVHGYGETAGDALVKHPEVQLISFTGETKTGSTIIKNSADTLKSCSMELGGKSPIIVFDDAEFERAMDACVWGIYSFNGERCTANSRLFVQESIKDEFIEALKKRVAKIKMGDPLEADTEVGPLIDKGHYQKVKSYLDIAKEEGAEVITADIPEEMAKGNFVAPTLLLNAENHMRIAQEEIFGPVLTVMTFKDEEEAIKLANEINYGLAGYVWTNDIKRGHRVAHKVEAGMLWVNAQNVRDLRTPFGGSKYSGIGREGGHYGFEFYTEQKIIHVSITDHHIQQFGK, encoded by the coding sequence ATGGTATCTTCACGAGAAAAAGTGGCGTTTAAACATGAAACGCAAGACAATATCCTACTCTATATCAATGGGGAATTCACTTCTGCTACTAGTGGCAATACGATAATCAATATGAATCCTTTTACAAATGAACAAATCAACGAAGTTGCTGAAGGACAAGCAGAAGACATTTATAAAGCAGTAGCTGCTGCACGTGATGCCTTTGACCATGGTCCTTGGAAGACGATGAAACTTACAAAAAGAATGGAATACATTTATCGGATAGCGGACTTGATTGATGAAGAAGTAGAGAGAATTGCTTACTTGGAAGCGCTCGATACGGGACTTCCAATCAGCCAGACCAAAAAAATGGTTGGCCGTGCTTCGGAAAACTTCCGGTTTTATGCACGCATGGTGGAAAGCCGCCTCGTCGGCGATGCCTATCAAGTGGACGATGAATTTATCAATTATACAATCAACACGCCTGTTGGTGTAGCAGGGTTAATCACTCCGTGGAATGCACCATTTATGCTGGAAACATGGAAAGTGGCTCCAGCACTGGCAACCGGCAACACGGTTGTGTTGAAGCCAGCAGAACTGTCGCCACTGTCGGCGAACTTGTTAGCTGAAATCATTCATAAAGCAGACCTGCCAAAAGGTGTCTTCAACGTGGTTCATGGCTATGGAGAGACAGCGGGGGATGCGCTCGTTAAGCATCCTGAAGTTCAACTGATTTCATTTACAGGGGAGACAAAAACCGGCTCGACTATTATTAAAAATAGTGCTGATACTTTGAAAAGCTGTTCGATGGAACTAGGTGGGAAGTCACCGATTATCGTCTTTGACGACGCTGAATTCGAGCGGGCAATGGATGCATGCGTCTGGGGGATTTATTCCTTTAATGGGGAAAGATGTACCGCGAACTCCCGCTTGTTTGTGCAGGAATCCATAAAAGATGAATTTATTGAAGCGCTGAAAAAACGTGTAGCAAAAATCAAGATGGGTGATCCACTAGAAGCCGACACAGAAGTGGGGCCCTTAATCGATAAAGGTCATTATCAAAAAGTGAAAAGCTACTTGGATATTGCCAAAGAAGAAGGCGCGGAAGTCATTACGGCAGATATCCCTGAAGAAATGGCGAAAGGGAATTTTGTTGCACCGACTCTACTGTTAAATGCAGAAAATCATATGCGCATCGCCCAGGAAGAAATTTTCGGGCCGGTACTGACGGTCATGACATTTAAGGATGAGGAAGAAGCTATTAAACTGGCTAACGAAATCAATTACGGGCTGGCAGGATATGTATGGACAAATGACATCAAACGTGGTCACCGTGTAGCGCATAAAGTGGAAGCTGGCATGTTATGGGTGAACGCTCAAAATGTGCGTGATTTAAGAACTCCATTTGGAGGCTCGAAGTATTCGGGAATCGGTCGTGAAGGCGGACATTACGGTTTCGAATTTTATACCGAGCAAAAAATTATTCATGTTTCCATAACCGATCATCATATTCAACAATTCGGAAAATAA